The nucleotide sequence CCTGAGATTTCATCCAGATATTCGCCTGGTCGCGCAGATAACCGATCCCCAAGACAGCATCAAGTGGGCGGAAGAGTTCTGCCCCGATGTCGTTATATTCGATGAGGGTTGGGGTTCAACTGCGCTGAATTGTGGGTCCCGAATCGCGAAAGGCAACCCCAATACGGTTGTAGTCCTCGGGACGAACGCCGTGGAGACGGAGACCTACCGGCGGGCCCAGGCATGGGGATTCAACGGTCTTCTACCTAAACCCATTCAGGCGGAAAAGATCCGTGAGCTTGCGTACGGGCGAACGGACAACATACGCAGGTCAGGGAGCGCAGACCGCGAGTTTGGCGCAGGCATCCGGCCGAATGTCGCCAGGCAAGAAGTGGTCGTCTTCTATTCCCCGAAGGGCGGGGTAGGCAAGACCACACTGAGCATCAACTTCGCTGCGGCCTGTCTCGGGAATCGAGGCGCAGGCCTCCGTCCAGTGCTTCTTGACTTCGACCTCAAGGCGGACGTAGCGAAGATGCTCCAGATGAAGACATTCAACACGGTGTCCAAATGGGTTGATTACCTGGGCAAGTCTGTAGAGAGACAGGGATTGGAAGCCATCACGGCGCAGCATCCTTGCGGGCTGCCCATCATCCCGGGGATAAGGAGCCCTCTCGATGCCCAGGATTTGTCGCCGGATCTGGTCGAGAGCCTCCTTACTGCCGTCCGCAGGTACTATGATGTGGTGGTCGTGGACACGGGGCCTGAGATACACGACGCTTCGCTGATTGCTTTCGAGATGGCGACGCGCATCTTCATGGTAGGCACGGTGGACATAACGACGTTGCGGAACATCGCGGAAACCGAGGATCAGTTGAGGGTGTTAATGGTCGATCCAGGCAAGGTTTCTCTCGTGATGAACAGGTTGCCGGCGAAGCCGCACATCAGCATGCGGGAAATCGCCAACGTGCTCCCGTACCCCATTGTTGCGCGGATCCCGGAAGACCCCCAGGTTCAAATGGCCTGCAATGACGCGCGCATAGCGGTCACGGACTTCCCTGACAACCCGTTTTCCGCGGCCGTGAAGAAACTGGCGGGGGGAACTCTCCCCGTGCTGAACGAGCCGTTCGGGCCGAGGAGCTTCTGGTCGTTCGTGTGGCCGTTTCGCCGCCGGAAGAAGGAGGTGGCATAGTTGTCGAGATCACTTGTCAACGAACGATTGCAGCAAAGTCGTGGCGCGAGCGTCGCCGGGCGTGCCGTCTCCGTGCGGGGGGCGGAAGAGCAGCATGGTTCTTCCAACGAGATGACGCAGGGCATCGAAGATAGAGTGCGGCAACAGCTCATGGCCCGCGTGGACGCTCAGATGCTCTCAAAGAGGGACGATCCTGCAGTACAAATACAGATCAGGCGGCTCCTGGATGAAGCGATAGAGCGCGAGTCTGCCGGCCTGTCGCGAATGGACAGGGCCCGCCTGATCGAACGGATCATGGACGACGTTTTTGGGTACGGCCCGATCCAGGGCTTGATTTCAGATCCGGCCATCACCGAGATCATGGTGAACCGGTGGGATCAAGTGTATTACGAGAAGGAGGGACGGATATACAAGAGCGGCGTCGTTTTCAGGGACGAACAACATGTGAGGAACGTCATTGAGAAGATCGTGGCCCCGATAGGGCGGCGGATCGACGAGTCGAGCCCGATGGTTGACGCTCGCTTGCCGGACGGATCGAGAGTGAACGCAGTCATCCCGCCGCTAGCTCTGGATGGTTCATGCCTGACGATACGGAAGTTCGGCAGGGGATTAACCGTGAGCGACCTCATCCGGCTGGAGACTCTGTCGCAACGCGACGTGGAGTTCCTCGAGGCGTGCGTCAAGGGCAAGCTCAACATGCTGATATCGGGAGGCACTGGCAGCGGGAAGACGACGGTGCTAAACGTGTTGTCGTCCTTCATCCCAATGACCGAGCGAATCATCACCATCGAGGACGCCGCCGAGTTGAGGCTTCAGCAGGAGCACGTGGTGCGCCTCGAATCACGCCCGCCCAACATCGAGGGTAAAGGCGAAGTACCGATCAGGTCTTTGGTAAAGAACGCCCTCCGAATGAGGCCTGACAGGATTATCGTTGGCGAGGTCCGGGGCGGGGAGGCGTTGGACATGCTCCAGGCGATGAACACAGGTCATGAAGGGAGCCTAACAACCCTGCACGCCAACAGTCCGAGGGATGCCATTGCAAGGCTGGAAGTCATGGTTTTGATGGCGGGACAGGAGCTGCCTCACAAGGCTATCCGAGAGCAGATCGCCTCATCTATAGACCTGGTTCTCCAGGTGGCGAGGATGCGAGATGGCTCAAGGAAGATCGTGGAGATCTCTGAGGTGAAAGACCTAGGCGAGGATAGCCAGGTCGGTATCCAGAAGGTTTTCGCCTTCCAGGAGACGGGGGCGGATGCCTCCGGCAAGGTCAACGGATTCCTGAAGCCGACAGGGTGTGTCCCCGCCTGTCTTGAGAAGATGGCGTGGCACGGAGTCAAAGTAGACACATCCGTATTTGGAGGGAACGCTGCATGAACCTGAATCTGATGGCAGGGTTCGTGTTCGCCTCGGTTCTGTCGCTATTCATGGGGATTGCCACAGTGAGAAGGAAGGGTGCCGATAAGATCCGGGCTGCGGTGAGGCCGACTATTGACGACTTCCTGGCCGAAGACAAGAGCTTGCAGGTGAAGACAAAGAGGTTGTCCTACGTCAAGTCCCTCGAATCGGAGGCGTTGAAGGCGGGCCTGAACATCAAGGGCTCGCATTTCATCGTGGTGGCTCTCCTCGCAGGCTCCGGTGCCTTTCTTCTCGCGCTCGGGCTTACGGGCGACTGGAGGATAGCGGTGTGGGCGACTCTCGCCGGAGCGCTAGCTCCGAGGTGGTGGCTGGCTCTCCAGAAGAGGCGGCGCGCGGATGCCTTCATAAAACAGCTTGATGGGGCGCTCGGGGTGGCGGTCAGCGCCCTTCGCGCGGGAGCGTCCTTGGCGCAGGCGATCACTCAGGTAGCGGAGGCTGGGATTGATCCGGTATCCGAGGAATTCGAGAGGGTAGACAAGGCGGTAAAACTGGGGTTGACGCCGATGGAGGCGATCCAAAGGATAAGAGACAGAGTGGACTGTCCGGACCTCGATCTTGTGGTGGTGGGGACCCAGATCATGACCAGGACCGGAGGCAATCTGGTCCAGGTGTATGAGAACGCCGCGGAAATGGTGAGGGAGAGAAGAGCGTTCAGGGAGTCCATGAGGGCGTACACCGCTCAACCCAGGCTCAGCGCGGCGATTGTAAGCCTTGTGCCCATCACGATGACGCTGCTTGTAAGGGCGCTGAATCCCAACTACTTCGCGCCCATGTGGAGAACGGCAGGCGGCAAGGCGATTCTCATCATGTGCTTCATGAGTATTGTCGTCGGCTGGTTCGTAGTCCAGAGGGCGGTGTCGGTGGAGGTGAGCTAGTTGGGCCCGTTGCAATGGATGGCCTTCCTGGTCTTCTGCGCAATCACCATGCTCGCACTCTACATCGACTCAGGTCGGAAAGGGCAAGGGAAGCTGGCGGAAAGGATCAAACATGACTGGCGCGATCAGGTAGAGGAGAACTTGGCCTCAGGGAACGCCGGGATTCCCCGGGGTTTTCTCAAGCTGTTTGAGCGGTTGGCCAAGGCGATCATGCCTATGCACGCCATTGACGATATCAAGCGCCGGCTGATGTACGCGGGAAACCCGAGAAGGATCACCCCGGAGGAGTTCTACTCGCTCAAGTTGGCGAGCGCGGCCGTGGTGTTTGGTTTGACCACCACGCTGCTGCTTATTAGCGCGGGGACGAGGACGTTCGCGCTGGGCATTGCGGCTGGAGCGCTAGGGTACTTGCTGCCGGACATCTTGCTGAACAGGCTCGTGGCAAAGCGCAGGAAGGATATTGAGAGAGGCATCCTCTCGTTCGTGGACATGCTTGCCCTCACGGTTGATGCCGGGCTCAGTCTCAACGACGGGATAAACCGCGTGTGCGACTTCTATGGCGGGGAGCTCGCGGGCGAATTCGGGCGCACCCTAAAAGAAATCCAGATGGGCCGACCGTTCAGCAAGGCGTTTGAAGACCTCGGGGAACGCAACGGGGTTGATGACCTGAGGCTGCTCACAACAGCCTTGATTCAAGCCGAAAAGCACGGCACTCCGATTGCCGGGGTGCTGAGAGACCAAGGAAAACAGTTGAGGCAGGGAAGGCGAATCAGAGCTCAAGAGATGGCGCAGAAGGCGACGGTGAAGATTCTGATTCCCGTCGTTTTCTTCATGTTCGTGCCACTGATGGTATTGCTGTTAGGCCCGGCTGCGACGAACCTCTTCAAAGCCTTAGGTCTGTAGGTTGTGGGCGAAAGGAGGGAAGGGATAATGGTACCCCTGATTAGTCGTGTGTGGAACCGGATGAGAGGGAGGATGCAGGATCAATCCGGGCAGAGCATGGCTGAGTACGCCATGATACTTGCTTTGGTGGTTGTGGCGATCCTGGCGACTCTCACCAACCTGGGCGTCGCGATTCAAGGCGTGTTCCAGAACATCATAACCAAACTGGGAGGCTGAACCACAACCGATCTGGGGACGGGGCGTTGCTCCGCCCCCATTTTTTTTGGAGGTGGTTAATTATGAAGCGCGCCAAAGACCGGAAGTCTCTGGGACAAGCCATGGTCGAACTTGCGCTCATAATGCCCTTATTGGTCTTCCTCCTGATGGCGATTGCAACGCTCGGCATAGCCGTCAACTCGAAGATCGCTGTGACTGGAGCGGCCAGAGAAGCAGCCCGCGAATACGCCATCTATCAAAGCGTGAGCAGGATGCGGAGCAGGGCCGAAGAGTTTCTGATAGGCAGCGTTACTGCTTCCGAAGAGGATATCGCAGGGCACTACACCGTGACACACAGGGTTGACGGTGACTATGTGACGGTCACGGTGACGTATGAGCAACCAGTCTACGTCCCCGGCCTGATGGTTCTCCTCGGCGGCGGTTGGATGAGCGACCGCATGCCCTTGACGTCGAGCGCTACGTTCAAGATCGAGCCCAATTAGGTGCAAGCCGATGTTAGGAGACGAACGCGGTAGCGTAACGGCGATGGGCGCCATGGTCGTCGTGGCAGCCCTGGTTTTTGTCGCGTTTCTGTTCGACCTCGGACGGGCCTGGGTTCTTCGGGCAAGGCTCCAGGCGGCCACGGATGCGGCTGCGCTCGCAGCGGTTCAGCAGGTGTCTGTGCGAGTGATTGTGACGGAGGAACCCATTGGAGACGGCGAGGTTCGGCAACACAAGCGCCTTGAGGTGGAGTTGGATCCGGATGACGCCAGAGAC is from Bacillota bacterium and encodes:
- a CDS encoding type II secretion system F family protein, with the protein product MNLNLMAGFVFASVLSLFMGIATVRRKGADKIRAAVRPTIDDFLAEDKSLQVKTKRLSYVKSLESEALKAGLNIKGSHFIVVALLAGSGAFLLALGLTGDWRIAVWATLAGALAPRWWLALQKRRRADAFIKQLDGALGVAVSALRAGASLAQAITQVAEAGIDPVSEEFERVDKAVKLGLTPMEAIQRIRDRVDCPDLDLVVVGTQIMTRTGGNLVQVYENAAEMVRERRAFRESMRAYTAQPRLSAAIVSLVPITMTLLVRALNPNYFAPMWRTAGGKAILIMCFMSIVVGWFVVQRAVSVEVS
- a CDS encoding CpaF family protein gives rise to the protein MSRSLVNERLQQSRGASVAGRAVSVRGAEEQHGSSNEMTQGIEDRVRQQLMARVDAQMLSKRDDPAVQIQIRRLLDEAIERESAGLSRMDRARLIERIMDDVFGYGPIQGLISDPAITEIMVNRWDQVYYEKEGRIYKSGVVFRDEQHVRNVIEKIVAPIGRRIDESSPMVDARLPDGSRVNAVIPPLALDGSCLTIRKFGRGLTVSDLIRLETLSQRDVEFLEACVKGKLNMLISGGTGSGKTTVLNVLSSFIPMTERIITIEDAAELRLQQEHVVRLESRPPNIEGKGEVPIRSLVKNALRMRPDRIIVGEVRGGEALDMLQAMNTGHEGSLTTLHANSPRDAIARLEVMVLMAGQELPHKAIREQIASSIDLVLQVARMRDGSRKIVEISEVKDLGEDSQVGIQKVFAFQETGADASGKVNGFLKPTGCVPACLEKMAWHGVKVDTSVFGGNAA
- a CDS encoding pilus assembly protein; amino-acid sequence: MKRAKDRKSLGQAMVELALIMPLLVFLLMAIATLGIAVNSKIAVTGAAREAAREYAIYQSVSRMRSRAEEFLIGSVTASEEDIAGHYTVTHRVDGDYVTVTVTYEQPVYVPGLMVLLGGGWMSDRMPLTSSATFKIEPN
- a CDS encoding pilus assembly protein TadG-related protein, giving the protein MLGDERGSVTAMGAMVVVAALVFVAFLFDLGRAWVLRARLQAATDAAALAAVQQVSVRVIVTEEPIGDGEVRQHKRLEVELDPDDARDEARNVLLENARQWKKREPEGDVIVPEIVRDRIRYDDTTVRYELETRAQIPSLLIGPVSALVGRTAARHLNVRFTSEGAVRVSPDD
- a CDS encoding type II secretion system F family protein, with amino-acid sequence MGPLQWMAFLVFCAITMLALYIDSGRKGQGKLAERIKHDWRDQVEENLASGNAGIPRGFLKLFERLAKAIMPMHAIDDIKRRLMYAGNPRRITPEEFYSLKLASAAVVFGLTTTLLLISAGTRTFALGIAAGALGYLLPDILLNRLVAKRRKDIERGILSFVDMLALTVDAGLSLNDGINRVCDFYGGELAGEFGRTLKEIQMGRPFSKAFEDLGERNGVDDLRLLTTALIQAEKHGTPIAGVLRDQGKQLRQGRRIRAQEMAQKATVKILIPVVFFMFVPLMVLLLGPAATNLFKALGL
- a CDS encoding Flp family type IVb pilin, with translation MVPLISRVWNRMRGRMQDQSGQSMAEYAMILALVVVAILATLTNLGVAIQGVFQNIITKLGG
- a CDS encoding AAA family ATPase, giving the protein LRFHPDIRLVAQITDPQDSIKWAEEFCPDVVIFDEGWGSTALNCGSRIAKGNPNTVVVLGTNAVETETYRRAQAWGFNGLLPKPIQAEKIRELAYGRTDNIRRSGSADREFGAGIRPNVARQEVVVFYSPKGGVGKTTLSINFAAACLGNRGAGLRPVLLDFDLKADVAKMLQMKTFNTVSKWVDYLGKSVERQGLEAITAQHPCGLPIIPGIRSPLDAQDLSPDLVESLLTAVRRYYDVVVVDTGPEIHDASLIAFEMATRIFMVGTVDITTLRNIAETEDQLRVLMVDPGKVSLVMNRLPAKPHISMREIANVLPYPIVARIPEDPQVQMACNDARIAVTDFPDNPFSAAVKKLAGGTLPVLNEPFGPRSFWSFVWPFRRRKKEVA